In Bradyrhizobium guangxiense, the following are encoded in one genomic region:
- a CDS encoding LysR family transcriptional regulator produces the protein MELSDIQTFAAVARTGGITRAAEELNTVQSNVTQRVKALEAEIGTPLFERHSRGMTLTGAGKRLLPYAQRMAALSREAVLAARDDGEPKGPLAIGSMETTAAVRLPPLLADFHRRFPAVRLSLRTAPTADLVAGVLDGTLDGAFVAGPITHADLTATSAFREELVLVGARRWSSLAELRAGTPDSGPTALVFRTGCTYRQRLEQIFVEFGWPSAARFELGTLDGMIGCVAADMGVTLLPRAVVERSAMNGSVSIHTLSASHARVETLFIQRRAGHQYSALQGFAACLKTDEDVIAA, from the coding sequence ATGGAACTCAGCGACATCCAGACCTTCGCCGCGGTCGCCCGCACCGGCGGCATCACCCGCGCCGCCGAGGAGCTCAACACGGTGCAATCCAACGTCACCCAGCGCGTCAAGGCGCTGGAAGCCGAGATCGGCACGCCGCTGTTCGAACGCCACAGCCGCGGCATGACGCTGACCGGCGCCGGCAAGCGTCTCCTGCCCTATGCACAGCGGATGGCTGCGCTATCGCGCGAAGCCGTGCTGGCCGCGCGTGACGATGGCGAGCCGAAGGGACCGCTCGCGATCGGTTCGATGGAGACCACAGCGGCGGTGCGGCTGCCGCCGCTCCTCGCCGACTTCCACCGCCGCTTTCCCGCGGTGCGGCTGTCCTTGCGTACCGCACCGACCGCCGACCTCGTCGCCGGCGTGCTCGACGGCACGCTCGATGGCGCCTTCGTCGCAGGCCCCATCACGCACGCCGACCTCACCGCAACGAGCGCGTTCCGCGAGGAGCTGGTGCTGGTCGGCGCGCGACGCTGGAGCTCGCTCGCCGAATTGCGCGCCGGCACGCCGGACTCCGGCCCGACCGCGCTGGTGTTCCGCACCGGCTGCACTTACCGCCAAAGGCTCGAACAGATCTTCGTCGAGTTCGGTTGGCCGTCGGCAGCGCGCTTCGAGCTCGGCACGCTCGACGGCATGATCGGTTGCGTCGCCGCCGACATGGGCGTGACGTTGCTGCCGCGCGCGGTCGTCGAGCGTAGCGCGATGAACGGCAGTGTTTCGATCCACACGTTGAGCGCCTCGCACGCGCGCGTCGAGACCCTCTTCATCCAGCGCCGCGCCGGACACCAATACAGCGCGTTGCAAGGTTTTGCCGCTTGCCTGAAGACCGACGAGGACGTCATCGCGGCCTGA
- a CDS encoding DNA/RNA non-specific endonuclease: MNRKLGDGPIEMTVEKMRLRQRQLLAETQDVEKAEIGLERIIQGNDLDSINYLAKGTAASRSVCRIQLRDLKSNLLGYGSGFLIGPGLLLTNHHVFGKPAEAANSIADFNYELDVAGQERVPVRFGFEPGKFFYTNDGLDFSIVAVTPTSLSGGEELEDFGWVPLSGAPGKADPGEYLTIIQHPSGQMKQVCVRENKLLKYVGDFLWYNTDTTAGSSGSPAFNRFWQVVALHHSGVPRKDSQGRTLTKDGKVWKPSMDETLIDWIANEGIRISAIVADLKVAVGSHPLIKPVLDEEEPPIRQEIAKVRAPAAAPAFGASVWVEQSLDGTSLVVPIRVPLPMLRKDIPFAPPAPVPGPVGGNGGTTNGGMQNGGTPLIPPPAGLLPHISANNGLPMESVHIDQSTLKSRPGYKANFLGSGKFAVPLPKIPASLKPKIAMLKGSSKQSELKYFNYSVVMNKERRLAFFSCVNIDGGKQQDVGKREGDSWLRDPRIDDDAQIGDEFYRKQATFEADRSKNPFDRGHLVRRLDATWGDTVTAAKQHGDDSFHFTNCSPQFFSFNQGKQLWAGLEDYTRDVLLEGEAKGIVMNGPVFDGPDADGSDLPNPAGRPHKDPSFGGVQIPKYFWKILIRRNEDDDALKAAAFLMSQRKLITEIDRIQEVDLRERMSEEDVSVFQVSIADLTRLTKLDFGTLTDADSHEATSVGPRRIESYEDIRL, encoded by the coding sequence TTGAACCGGAAATTGGGCGACGGTCCGATCGAGATGACCGTCGAAAAGATGCGCCTGCGCCAGCGCCAGCTGCTGGCCGAGACGCAGGACGTGGAGAAGGCCGAGATCGGCCTGGAGCGGATCATCCAGGGCAATGATCTGGACAGCATCAATTATCTCGCCAAAGGGACCGCCGCCTCGCGCTCGGTCTGCCGCATCCAGCTCAGGGATCTCAAGTCGAACCTGCTCGGCTATGGTTCGGGCTTCCTGATCGGCCCAGGCCTGTTGCTGACGAACCATCACGTCTTCGGCAAGCCGGCCGAAGCCGCCAATTCGATCGCCGATTTCAACTATGAGCTCGACGTCGCAGGGCAGGAGCGCGTGCCGGTGCGGTTCGGCTTCGAGCCGGGCAAGTTCTTCTACACCAACGACGGGCTCGATTTTTCGATCGTCGCGGTGACGCCGACCTCGCTGTCGGGCGGAGAGGAGCTCGAGGATTTCGGCTGGGTGCCGCTCAGCGGCGCGCCCGGCAAGGCAGATCCCGGCGAGTACCTCACCATCATCCAGCATCCGAGCGGGCAGATGAAGCAGGTCTGCGTCCGCGAGAACAAGCTGCTCAAATATGTCGGCGACTTCCTCTGGTACAACACCGACACGACCGCGGGATCGTCTGGCTCGCCCGCGTTCAACCGCTTCTGGCAGGTGGTCGCGCTGCATCACAGCGGCGTTCCCCGCAAGGATTCTCAGGGCCGCACCCTGACCAAGGACGGCAAGGTGTGGAAGCCCTCGATGGACGAGACTCTGATCGACTGGATCGCCAATGAAGGCATCCGGATCAGCGCGATCGTCGCCGATCTCAAGGTTGCCGTCGGCTCCCATCCGCTGATCAAGCCGGTGCTGGACGAGGAGGAGCCGCCGATCCGGCAAGAGATCGCGAAAGTCCGGGCACCGGCTGCCGCACCTGCTTTCGGCGCCAGTGTCTGGGTCGAGCAGTCCCTCGACGGAACCTCGCTCGTGGTCCCGATCCGCGTCCCCTTGCCGATGTTGAGGAAGGACATCCCGTTCGCGCCGCCGGCACCGGTGCCGGGACCTGTGGGGGGCAACGGAGGCACGACGAACGGCGGCATGCAGAACGGCGGCACGCCGTTGATCCCCCCGCCGGCCGGCCTGCTGCCTCACATCAGTGCGAACAACGGCCTGCCGATGGAGAGCGTGCATATCGATCAGAGCACGCTCAAATCGCGTCCCGGATACAAGGCGAACTTTCTCGGCAGCGGCAAATTCGCGGTGCCGTTGCCGAAGATTCCGGCCTCCCTCAAGCCCAAGATCGCGATGCTCAAGGGAAGCTCCAAGCAATCCGAGCTGAAATATTTCAACTACAGCGTGGTCATGAACAAGGAGCGTCGGCTCGCCTTCTTCAGCTGCGTCAACATCGACGGCGGCAAGCAGCAGGACGTCGGCAAGCGCGAGGGTGATTCCTGGCTACGCGATCCGCGCATCGACGACGATGCCCAGATCGGCGACGAGTTCTACCGCAAGCAGGCCACCTTCGAGGCGGATCGCAGCAAGAATCCGTTTGACCGCGGTCATCTCGTGCGCCGCCTGGATGCGACCTGGGGCGACACCGTCACTGCGGCCAAGCAGCATGGCGATGATTCCTTCCACTTCACCAATTGCTCGCCGCAGTTCTTCTCGTTCAACCAGGGCAAGCAGCTGTGGGCGGGACTGGAGGATTATACGCGCGATGTCCTGCTCGAAGGCGAGGCGAAGGGCATCGTCATGAACGGTCCGGTGTTCGACGGGCCGGACGCCGATGGATCCGATCTTCCCAATCCGGCAGGCCGGCCGCACAAGGATCCGAGCTTCGGCGGCGTTCAAATCCCGAAATATTTCTGGAAGATCCTGATCCGGCGCAACGAGGATGACGACGCTCTCAAGGCGGCGGCCTTCCTCATGAGCCAGCGAAAGCTGATCACGGAGATCGATCGCATTCAGGAGGTGGATTTGCGCGAGCGGATGTCCGAGGAGGATGTCAGCGTCTTCCAGGTCTCGATCGCGGATTTGACGAGGTTGACCAAGCTGGATTTCGGCACTCTCACCGATGCGGATTCGCACGAGGCAACCTCGGTCGGCCCGCGGCGGATCGAGTCCTACGAGGACATTCGGCTCTAA